A DNA window from Pseudarthrobacter sp. W1I19 contains the following coding sequences:
- a CDS encoding ABC transporter permease: protein MTNLNAVDPAAVAQDAHLENADVIIGKNTIIFRRFLRNRTAVAGLVIFLALTLFSFVGGYLTQWDKETIDPFSIGMPPSAEHYLGTSQAGIDLYAMTVEGTRISILIGLVVGLVSVLIAAVYGCTMAYFGGKVDKVMLFVLEALIMMPALLVVAVATSGGGAGLKSDLPSWLLLIIVLLVFSWMGTARLIRSLSMSLMQRDYVKAAQYMGVPPRRIVWRHLVPNIGSLLVLDVTRGVTGAILAEVAFSFIGIGIKVPDVSLGVLIGGATSQVQTFPWMFWVPLTVMFLLTGSLAMMNDGLRDAFDPSSSSSGSARKRKALNTRVKGNAS, encoded by the coding sequence ATGACCAACCTCAACGCCGTCGACCCGGCAGCCGTCGCCCAGGACGCGCACCTGGAAAACGCCGACGTCATTATCGGCAAAAACACCATTATCTTCCGCCGCTTCCTGCGCAACAGGACTGCTGTGGCCGGTCTGGTCATCTTCCTCGCCCTGACCCTTTTTTCGTTCGTCGGCGGGTACCTCACCCAGTGGGACAAGGAGACGATCGATCCCTTCAGCATCGGCATGCCGCCCTCAGCCGAGCACTACCTCGGTACATCCCAGGCAGGCATCGACCTCTACGCCATGACTGTCGAAGGCACCAGGATCTCCATCCTGATCGGCCTGGTGGTGGGGCTGGTGTCCGTCCTGATCGCCGCCGTGTACGGCTGCACCATGGCCTACTTCGGCGGCAAGGTGGACAAGGTGATGCTCTTCGTCCTTGAGGCGCTCATCATGATGCCCGCCCTGCTGGTGGTGGCTGTAGCCACCAGCGGCGGAGGTGCAGGGCTGAAAAGTGACCTGCCCTCCTGGCTGCTGCTGATCATCGTGCTGCTGGTTTTCAGCTGGATGGGCACCGCCCGCCTGATCCGGTCCCTGTCGATGTCGCTGATGCAGCGGGATTACGTCAAGGCTGCCCAGTACATGGGCGTCCCGCCGCGGCGCATCGTCTGGCGCCACCTGGTTCCCAACATCGGCTCGCTGCTGGTCCTGGACGTGACCCGCGGCGTCACCGGTGCCATCCTCGCCGAGGTGGCATTCTCCTTCATCGGTATCGGCATCAAGGTCCCGGATGTGAGCCTGGGTGTCCTCATCGGCGGAGCCACCTCACAGGTGCAGACCTTCCCGTGGATGTTCTGGGTCCCGCTCACAGTGATGTTCCTCCTCACCGGCTCACTGGCCATGATGAACGACGGGCTGCGCGATGCCTTTGATCCCAGCTCCAGCTCCAGCGGCAGCGCACGGAAGCGCAAGGCCTTGAATACCCGTGTGAAGGGGAATGCCTCATGA
- a CDS encoding ABC transporter ATP-binding protein, giving the protein MSSEIAAGPAEQPQSAVERLHVAGLHGPTDAVLSVRDLNVSFNTENGVVHAVRGVDFDLLPGKTLGIVGESGSGKSVTSLAIMGLLPATAEITGSVRLHGKELLGLSDKAMCAYRGNELAMVFQDPLSSLTPVYTVGTQIIEALTIHHPGMSKQAKEARAVELLAMVGIPSPKDRLKAFPHEFSGGMRQRVMIAIAIANNPRVLIADEPTTALDVTIQAQVLEVLHNAQEETGAAVVMITHDLGVVAGMADDIMVMYAGKPVETGAVEDIYYNPRMPYTMGLLGAVPRVDVAEKSSLVPIEGIPPNLIHTPTGCSFAPRCPLASEACLDGEPALLPVAGSSLHRAACIKSGSLGGEVDVHDIFSAPPVPVSEFDSIPRGERTTVLQLKDVRKHFPLTKGALLKRKIGTVKAVDGLSFDIREGECFSIVGESGSGKTTTLLEIMEFHKDQDGEVVIGGLSNKQAADARTKSAMRRELQMVFQDPTGALDPRFTVYEVLAEPLQNAGMDRQSIKKRIMELMKLVGLQPDHVNRFPNQFSGGQRQRIGIARALAVNPKLVVLDEPVSALDVSVQAGVINLLDKLRAELGLSYLLVAHDLSVVRHISNRVAVMYLGKIVEIGEVDRVFDNPRHPYTRALLSAIPVPDPRVERTRERIILQGDLPSPLDAPKGCNFATRCPVFAALPAAKKEKCLTLEPPLEPVAPSAAAQALAANLLPVVDQRFACFFPDGELDEDMLVVHDPADHHAP; this is encoded by the coding sequence ATGAGCAGCGAAATCGCCGCCGGGCCCGCGGAACAGCCCCAGTCAGCAGTGGAACGGCTGCACGTTGCCGGACTGCACGGTCCCACCGACGCCGTCCTGTCCGTCCGGGACCTCAACGTCAGCTTCAACACCGAAAACGGCGTGGTGCACGCCGTCCGCGGTGTCGATTTTGACCTCCTGCCCGGAAAGACGCTCGGCATCGTGGGGGAATCCGGGTCCGGAAAATCCGTGACCTCGCTGGCGATCATGGGACTGTTGCCCGCCACGGCGGAAATCACCGGTTCAGTCCGCCTCCATGGCAAGGAGCTGCTGGGCCTCAGCGACAAGGCGATGTGCGCCTACCGTGGCAACGAGCTCGCCATGGTGTTCCAGGACCCGCTGTCCTCCCTGACGCCGGTCTACACCGTGGGCACCCAGATCATCGAAGCGCTCACCATCCACCATCCCGGCATGAGCAAACAGGCCAAAGAAGCCCGCGCCGTCGAACTTTTGGCCATGGTGGGCATTCCCAGCCCGAAGGACAGGCTGAAAGCCTTCCCTCACGAGTTCTCGGGCGGCATGCGCCAGCGGGTAATGATCGCCATCGCCATCGCGAACAACCCCCGCGTCCTGATCGCGGATGAGCCGACGACGGCCCTGGACGTCACCATCCAGGCGCAGGTGCTGGAGGTACTCCATAACGCACAGGAGGAGACGGGCGCCGCAGTGGTGATGATCACGCACGATCTCGGCGTGGTCGCAGGCATGGCGGACGACATCATGGTGATGTACGCCGGCAAGCCGGTGGAAACAGGGGCGGTGGAGGACATCTACTACAACCCCCGGATGCCGTACACGATGGGTCTGCTGGGCGCCGTGCCACGGGTGGACGTCGCGGAGAAGTCCTCACTGGTCCCCATCGAAGGCATCCCGCCCAACCTGATCCACACGCCCACCGGCTGCTCGTTCGCCCCCCGCTGCCCGCTTGCCTCCGAAGCGTGCCTGGACGGCGAACCCGCCCTCTTGCCGGTGGCAGGAAGCAGCCTGCACCGGGCCGCCTGCATCAAGTCCGGGTCACTCGGCGGCGAGGTTGACGTCCACGACATCTTCTCGGCCCCGCCTGTCCCGGTGTCCGAATTCGATTCCATCCCCCGCGGGGAGCGCACCACAGTCCTGCAACTCAAGGACGTACGCAAACACTTCCCGCTGACCAAGGGCGCCCTGCTCAAGCGGAAGATCGGCACGGTGAAAGCCGTGGACGGGCTCAGCTTCGACATCCGTGAGGGGGAATGCTTCTCCATCGTGGGCGAGTCAGGTTCAGGCAAGACCACCACGCTCCTGGAGATCATGGAGTTCCACAAAGACCAGGACGGCGAAGTGGTGATCGGCGGCCTAAGCAACAAACAGGCTGCCGATGCCCGGACCAAGAGTGCCATGCGGCGGGAACTCCAGATGGTGTTCCAGGACCCCACCGGCGCCCTGGACCCGCGCTTCACCGTCTACGAAGTCCTCGCCGAACCGCTCCAGAATGCGGGCATGGACCGGCAGTCCATCAAGAAGCGCATCATGGAACTGATGAAGCTGGTGGGCCTCCAGCCTGACCACGTCAACCGCTTCCCCAACCAGTTCTCGGGCGGACAGCGCCAGCGCATCGGCATAGCCCGGGCCCTGGCCGTGAATCCCAAACTGGTGGTCCTCGACGAGCCGGTTTCTGCCCTGGACGTTTCGGTCCAGGCCGGGGTGATCAACCTCCTGGACAAGCTCCGCGCCGAGCTGGGCCTCAGCTACCTCCTGGTGGCGCATGACCTTTCAGTGGTACGGCACATCTCCAACCGCGTTGCCGTGATGTACCTGGGCAAGATCGTGGAGATCGGTGAAGTGGACCGGGTGTTCGACAACCCGCGCCACCCCTACACCCGTGCCCTGCTCTCGGCCATCCCGGTGCCAGATCCCAGGGTGGAACGGACCAGGGAGCGGATTATCCTGCAGGGTGACCTGCCCTCGCCGCTGGATGCGCCCAAGGGCTGCAACTTCGCCACCCGCTGCCCCGTGTTCGCCGCCCTGCCGGCTGCGAAGAAGGAAAAGTGCCTTACCCTCGAACCCCCGCTGGAACCAGTGGCACCGTCCGCGGCAGCCCAGGCACTGGCGGCCAACCTGCTGCCCGTCGTCGACCAGCGCTTCGCCTGCTTCTTCCCGGACGGGGAATTGGACGAGGACATGCTTGTAGTCCATGACCCGGCGGACCACCATGCACCGTAG
- a CDS encoding ABC transporter family substrate-binding protein, with protein MRNLTKIGGAAAIAAALTLTACGGGGATGPETAKGQEAGSDLSKLISINEKPAADLEKGGKVTLPLGSIGPDFNGFSNNGNTSDNSALMAAINPVAVTGGGIGGCWKLDFEGKASPNKDFCESVESEVKDGKQIVTIKVNDKAAFNDGTPIDIKTFQNTWNILKSPDAGYDIVSSGSYAFVESVEAGSSDKEIITTLSQPTYPLEDLYFGLIHPAVNTPEIFNEGFAGEMHPEWMAGPFKVDQYDAAGKTVSLVPNEKWWGNKPVLENVVFRQLETSAQIAAFKNGEIDAMSANTIALYKQLEGTKNSEVRRGQRLFAGGMNINAQKITDVAVRKAIFAAVDREAIRKVRFNGLNWEEPSSGSMMLLPFSEYYQDNYPVKETGPDAAKKVLTDAGYSANANGIMEKDGKPAAFKISNFGDDQTTLAVAQTLQKQLQAGGMDVGIDQRASADFGKVIGGRDFDLSISGYTVGADATSAVKQYYDSQTNENGLGDAELDKKIADLTSIADNAERNKAAMDVEKEHMAKYYSMGVVFNGPQISFVRTGLANYGPSLFQSLSQVPDWTTLGWEKK; from the coding sequence ATGAGGAATCTGACCAAGATCGGCGGAGCGGCGGCTATCGCTGCGGCTCTGACCCTGACTGCCTGCGGCGGTGGCGGCGCCACCGGGCCGGAAACGGCCAAGGGCCAGGAGGCAGGAAGCGACCTGTCCAAGCTCATCAGCATCAACGAGAAGCCGGCAGCCGATCTTGAAAAGGGCGGGAAAGTCACCCTTCCGCTGGGCAGCATCGGACCGGATTTCAACGGCTTCTCCAACAACGGCAACACTTCTGACAACTCCGCGCTGATGGCGGCAATCAACCCCGTGGCGGTCACCGGTGGCGGCATCGGCGGATGCTGGAAACTGGACTTCGAGGGCAAGGCTTCACCCAACAAGGATTTCTGCGAATCCGTGGAGAGCGAGGTGAAGGACGGCAAACAGATCGTCACCATCAAGGTGAACGACAAAGCCGCCTTCAACGACGGCACTCCCATTGACATCAAGACTTTCCAGAACACCTGGAACATCCTGAAGAGCCCGGATGCCGGATACGACATCGTCTCCTCCGGGTCCTACGCCTTCGTCGAATCGGTGGAGGCGGGCAGCAGCGACAAGGAAATCATCACCACGCTGTCCCAGCCCACCTACCCCCTGGAAGACCTTTACTTTGGCCTCATCCACCCGGCCGTGAACACCCCGGAAATCTTTAACGAGGGATTCGCCGGCGAGATGCACCCGGAGTGGATGGCAGGACCGTTCAAGGTGGACCAGTATGACGCGGCCGGCAAGACCGTGAGCCTGGTGCCGAACGAGAAGTGGTGGGGCAACAAGCCTGTGCTGGAGAACGTGGTGTTCCGCCAGCTTGAAACCAGCGCCCAGATCGCCGCCTTCAAAAACGGCGAAATCGACGCCATGTCCGCCAACACCATTGCCCTCTACAAGCAGCTTGAGGGCACCAAGAACTCCGAGGTCCGGCGCGGCCAGCGGCTCTTCGCCGGCGGCATGAACATCAATGCCCAGAAGATCACCGACGTGGCAGTCCGTAAGGCAATCTTCGCCGCCGTGGACCGTGAAGCCATCCGCAAGGTGCGCTTCAACGGGTTGAACTGGGAGGAGCCCAGCTCCGGTTCCATGATGCTCCTGCCGTTCTCTGAGTACTACCAGGACAATTACCCGGTCAAGGAAACCGGCCCCGATGCCGCCAAGAAGGTCCTCACCGACGCCGGCTACAGCGCGAATGCCAACGGCATCATGGAAAAGGACGGCAAGCCCGCCGCCTTCAAGATCAGCAACTTCGGCGACGACCAGACCACATTGGCAGTTGCGCAGACCCTGCAGAAGCAGCTTCAGGCCGGCGGCATGGACGTGGGCATCGACCAGCGTGCTTCCGCCGACTTCGGCAAGGTGATCGGCGGCCGCGACTTTGACTTGAGCATCTCCGGCTACACCGTCGGCGCCGACGCCACGTCCGCCGTCAAGCAGTACTACGACTCCCAGACCAACGAAAACGGCCTGGGCGACGCCGAACTGGACAAAAAGATTGCAGATCTGACCTCCATCGCGGACAACGCCGAGCGGAACAAGGCTGCCATGGATGTGGAGAAGGAGCACATGGCCAAGTACTACTCCATGGGCGTGGTGTTTAACGGCCCGCAGATCTCCTTCGTCCGCACCGGCCTGGCCAACTACGGACCGTCCCTGTTCCAGAGCCTGTCCCAGGTTCCGGACTGGACCACCCTCGGCTGGGAAAAGAAGTAG